One Stratiformator vulcanicus genomic window, GGAAGCCCGGCTGTCGTCGGCAATCCACCCGCCAACGTTCCGTCGACTCCACCGACCTCTTCGACCGCTGGCGGCTCGGCCCTCTCCTCATCGAACTGGGGTGACGCGGTATCTATGACGGTCCTGACCGAGGAAATATCGTCGCTGAGTAATGATCTCGCCGCGGTTCTCATTTCAGTGGGCAGTTACAATCGCGGGTATGAGCAGGTGCAGCTCGGCGGTGAAGTTCTCGCGGCAATGTGTGACATCGTTGCGGCTCATCCGGAGTCGGTCTCGTGGAAGGCCGACGCGTTACTGGCCCGCGATCGCGGGACCGCCGTCGCAGCCGAAGCAACCGGTTCGGGGCGTTCGAAGTTCGCTCCGACTCAGCTCGCGTTCGAGCAATTCTCTTCGATTCTCAACAACAATCGCCCGCCCGGATTGCCGGAGCCCGACGCCGATCTGCCGCGGTCAGAGATCGCGGCGCGAGGTCAATTGATGCAGCGGATGGACGCGGCGTTCTCCCGATTGCGGCAGGCTTCCGGCGACTCGTCCGGGTTCGCGGCGAACTCGGAGGAACTGGCCCACGAAGCGGCAGTCCTGGGCCTATTGATGAAGTACACCACCGGGGGAGATTACGCCGACGTTGAAGTGGCTCCCTATCGAAGCACGGCTGCGAAACTGATTGACGCGTCCGACGAGGCCGCGTCAGCCGCGGCGATCGAGCAGCACGCGGCTTTCAAATCAGCCGTCATTGCGATCGAAGCGACCTGCACCGAGTGTCACCAGCAGTACCGCTTCGGTGGTTGAGCGTGTTTGATCAGGGCGCGACACGTGACTGGAATAGGCGAACGGTGGTCGAATTGAACCGGCGCCGTAAGAATGGGCGTCGACCGGAATGAAGCCTTCACGCGTAAGTCATGATACACGACGGGCGATTGTGAGTATGAAAGATCGACTCTTGTCGGGCGGCCTGCGATTGATTGCGGCGAGCATTATGCTTTCCGCTATCGCCGGGGCGGATGTGATCGAGCTGAAAAGCGGTCAGTCGATCGAGGGGGACGTGCTGAAAAATGACGGGGCGAATCTTTATGTCGACGTAGGCGTCGATGTCGTTCGCGTCCCACTCACGGAAGTCGCACGTCGATCGGACAGTCGCAAAGAGTCTGAAGAAGTCGGCGACAGCGGTATCTATTCCACCGCGCGACTGAAGCGCCGCGAGGTCAAAACGCTGGCGGAGGAATACGGCTCCGGTGTCGTACTGGTGCAGACCCCCGGGGGCCTGGGGTCCGGATTTATCATCAACGACGACGGATATTGCGTGACGAACTGTCACGTGATTGAGGGCGAAACGCAGATCGCCGTCATCCTCTACGAGAAGCGAGACGACGGAACATTTCGACGCCGTCGGGTTCGCGAGGTGAAGATCGTAGCCCTGAACCCATTCTTCGATCTGGCGATTTTACAGATTCCCAAGCAGGACGATCTCGATTTCCAACCCGTTTTTCTTTCGAAGGATGCGGATTATCGCGAAGGCGACGCGGTCTTTGCGATCGGCAACCCGCTCGGGTTGGAACGATCGGTTTCGCAGGGGATCGTCGGAAGCCGAAATCGAAATTTTGAAGGTCTCGTCTACATTCAGACGACGGCCCAAATCAACCCGGGGAACTCTGGCGGCCCGCTGTTCAATACCCGCGGCGAGGTCATCGGTGTGACGAACATGAAATTGCTGTTCGGCGAGGGACTCGGCTTCGCGATCCCGGTCAATTACGTCAAAGCCTTTCTCGATGAATATCAGGCGTTCGCCTACGACAAGACGAATCCCAATACCGGCTATCGCTATCTTGAACCGCCTCGACGGCAGGATCGTGCGGCCACGCCCCGGCCTGACAAAGATTGATCGCGACGAATTGAAACGGAATCAGGCCGAGGGAGGTATCAATGGATAGATCGAGCGCAGCTCGCAATTTTTCAAGCGTGCAGAGGGGTTTGGTTTCGATCACCCGTCAAAATAGATACTCGCGATGAACCATCGAATCGTCATGCGTGATTTGTGCTAATTGAGAAGTCACACGGCTGCATGGCGGCATGGACGATCGGTCCATTGTGCCCTTGATGAAACGACTGACACGAAGTTCCTGACAGACGAAGGACCGCAGGTTTATGAATCCGCTGAAAATTGTTTTCTGTGTCGCACTGATGGCGACTCCGCTAGTTGCCGCCGCTGGGGAGACGCCCAGCGAACGACTGCTGACCCAGCAGGTCTACGCCTATTTCTCGATCCCCAGTGTCGATGCGCTGAAGGAGCGATTCCAGGAGACGAAATTCTCCGGACTGTTCGAAGAACAAGGCATCAAAGACTTCGCCGCACAGCTTGAAGATAAGTACAACGAAGCCGCGTCGAATCTGCAGGAGAAGCTCGGGATGTCGGTCAGCGAATTGCTGGCGATTCCTTCGGGCGAATTTGCGGTCGCGGTGACTCGACTCGAGGGATTCGAAGTCGGAATTATCGCCATGATCGATTACGGCGATAGCGGCGACGCCGTCGACAAGTTCTTCGAACAATACGAAGAGGCGGTCGAAGAAAAGGGTGTCACATGGTCCTCGGAGAGCTTCGAAGGTACCGAGATCGTGACCTACGAATATCCGCAGGACGAAGACGCCGAAGCGGATGCTCCGGTGAAGGCGCCTTCGGGATTCTCGATGTTCCGTAAGGATTCGACCCTTGTCATCGGGAACACGCCGGCGGCTTTGGAATCGGTCCTGGTGCGTTGGGACGGAGATCACCCGGAGACGTTCGCCGGCAACGAGGTCTATGACTACGTCCTGCAGCAGACATCGATCGGCGATCGTGCCCCCGCAATGAAGTGGTTTGTCGATCCGGTCGGCGGGATCGAAATCGGCATTCAAGCGAATGCCGATAAACTGCCGCAGGCTCAGATGGCCCTCGGCTTCTTGCCCGTACTCGGACTTCGCAACATGCGGGGTTGGGGCGGCAGCGTCGATCTGGCGACCGAAGAATTCGAATCGGTTAGCCAATCACTGCTCTACATCGATCCGCCTGTGACCGGCGTGCTCGGCCTGTTCTCCTTCCCGGAGACCGACCTCTCGGTTCCCGATTGGGCGCCCAACGAGGCCACGGGCTACGCCGGCATGAATTGGGACGCGGAGAAGGCCTACGACACCGTTCGTAATCTCTACAACATGTTCCAAGGGCAAAACGCGCTCGAAAAATTGGTCGACACGTTGGCCGATTCGCCGACCGGCCCGTCGATCCACATTAAGGATGACATCGTCGACCAGATCGATGGCCGAATCCACGTCGTGAATTTTCCTGTTGAGTTGGGCGAAGACGAGTTGGGCGAGACCTCGCTGCAGAACGTTCAGCAGGACATGATCGTGGCGATCGACGTCGTCGATGCCGACAAGATGAAGTCGCTGATGAGCAAAATGGCTGACGGTAATACGTTCCCGGGCAAAATCCGCGAATTCGAAGGGCAGACGATTTACGAAATGCCGAACCAGGCCGCGGCATCGGGCGGGCCGGAGAGTTTTGCCGTGACCATCGCCAACGATGCGATCGTAATGTCGACCGACGTTAAGCGGGTCGAATCGATGCTTCGCGGCGTTGATCGCGCCGACCGCCTCGCCGGTGATGGCACGTACCAGCGGGTGGCATCGCACTTCCCTGTCGAGGTCTCGATGGTCGGCTATCAGAACGCCGATTCGCAGTTGAAACCGTTCTGGGAGATGTTCCGGACCGATAAGGTTCCCGGCGTCGATGTCAAAGAGGTCGATTTCACGAAACTTCCGCCGTTCGAAGTCATCCAGAAGTATCTCGCCCCGTCTGGCAGCTATGTCATCACCGACGATAAAGGGGCCAAGTTCGTGAGCTTTGGCGTCCGTCCTGAATGACTTTCGAAGGCACTCGTAATCTGGTTTCGAGTCGCCGGAGCACCGACAACTATCGAGCACGGCCGGCAATCGTCGGCCGTGTTCTTTTTAGTTGCCACGCCGGTCTGTCGATCAATGAGGGAGTCGGATTCTAAGAGCCGAGTTCTGCAATCACACGAAATTGATTGGCGATATCGACACCCACTTCTTTGTTCCATGCTCCGAGCAGCGTGTGATAGATCGGTCCGGCTGTTTCGTCTCCGATCTTTGACCCGTTCAGCCGCGTCACGGGAAGTAGGCAGTAGACGGTTGATGCGGTGAAGATTTCATCGGCGGACAACAAGTCGTTGATTTGCAGCGGGACTTCTCGACAGGTCAGTCCGAGCTCAACGGCCAATTCGCGTACGACTCCGGCACTGATCCCGTCGAGTCTCGAATCTCGCGGCGGTTCGCACAGCGCTCCGTCAATCACAGCGAACAGACACCCGGCCGCCGTTTCCGTCACGACGCCATCGCCGCGGACCAAGAGCGAACGGGCTCCCGGCTCCGATCGGGCGGCCTCGTGCTCCGCGAGATACCAGTGCAGCCGATTACGCGTTTTGATCTTGGGAGAAAGCGTTCCCGGCGGGACGGCCTCGATCGACGGCACGATGAGATGCTGACCCAATTCGAACAGTACCGCATCACGACTCGCGCGGATCGGAAACGCATAGACGCAGAGCGTCGGCTCTTGTTTCGCAGATCCGGTGGTGATCGTCCCCGGGTCGTAGTGACGATTCCTCCCCGGAGAAGCAAAGACCGAAACGGTCAGGTCGTGCTCGACCGTCAGACTCGCACCGCGTCGGCTGATCGCTTCAGCAATCAATTCCGCGAGCTGATCACGTTCGACCCGCAACGGCACGTGAGCCAACTTTGCCGATTGCTCGAACCGGTCGAGGTGAGCATCAAGCCGAAACGGCTTATGCCGAAATGTGCGAATAATTTCCGTGATCGTCACGCCGGAAGTGATCGCGAAGTCATCGATCGGCAAAACCGCGTCAGTCGGCTCCACCCAGGAGCCATTGAGGTAGACCGTTCCGGGGGGCGACTCCGCCGCAGCCAGTCCCTCTGAATCGCCATTTGGCATTGCCTCTTCCTCGACGCGCGCTGTTATCTCCAAGCCATCCGCTGCCGCAGGCACCCCCCGCGGCGGGACCGCCGCCATGACCGTGTGACTTGGCGTTGGTCGGCCGATATACTTGCGGCTCGCCCGATGTATCATGCCCGACCGGCGCGTCATTTCCAGCCGTCGCAATCCGTCAAACTTTCTCAAGCACATGGAAACCGATCGCGAATCGAATACGTCGTTCTCCCCCGGCCATACCAAGGTCGGCTGGGTGGGAACGGGTGTGATGGGATCGTCCATGGCCGGTCACCTGATTGACGCCGGCTACTCGCTGACGGTTTTTAATCGCACGAAATCAAAGGCCGATTCGCTGGTTGAGCGCGGGGCCACTTATGCCGATACGCCGGCGGATGTCGCGGCCGATGCGGACGTGATCTTCACGATTGTGGGATATCCCGAGGACGTGCGCGGCGTTTATCTGAGCGAGAGTGGAATTCTTGAAGCGGCGAAGTCGGGAGCCACTGTTGTCGACATGACGACCAGTGATCCGAGCCTCGCCACGGAGATTCACGAGGCGGCCGCAAAGAAGCAGATCGCCAGCATTGATGCCCCGGTCTCCGGCGGCGACGTCGGGGCGAAGAACGGCATGCTGTCGATCATGGTGGGCGGAGAAGCGCAAGCGGTCGAAAAGGTGATGCCGCTGTTGGAATGCTTCGGCAAGACGATCGTTCGTCAGGGCGGGCCGGGTGCCGGTCAGCACACGAAGATGGTGAATCAGACGCTGATCGCGACGAACATGATCGGCGTTTGCGAGGCACTCCTGTATGCCCGAAAAGCCGGACTTGATTTGGAAACCGTCCTGAAGTCGGTTTCTGGTGGGGCGGCGGGAAGTTGGTCGCTTTCGAATCTCGCACCGCGGATCATCGCGGGCGATTTCGCGCCCGGTTTCTATGTGGAACATTTCTTGAAAGATATGGGCATCGCGTTGGCCGAAGCCCGGCGGATGAACCTCGCACTTCCCGGCTTGTCTTTAGCGGAGCAACTGTATCGCGCGGTCGCGGCCCAAGGGCACGCCCGATCGGGGACGCAGGCGCTGGAACTCGCCCTGGCGGAATTGTCGGCGGTCGAGTGGCCGGTTACGAAGTCATAAGTTGGAAATCACGACGACGGGATCTCGGAGAATTTCATGGGAAATAAGGGAAGTCAATTTGCCGGGGTCACCGTTGCGCTCGTGACGCCCTTCAAAGACGGTGCGGTCGATGAGGCCATGCTGCGGAAACTGGTCGACTGGCACGTCGAAGTGGGGACCGACTGCATCAGCCCCTGCGGGACGACCGGCGAAAGCCCGACCCTCTCACACGACGAGCACGAACGGGTGATCGCGATCGTGTGCGAGCAGGCAGCCGGGCGAGTAAAAGTTATCGCCGGCACCGGGTCGAACAGCACCGCTGAGGCCGTCCGGCTGACCGAGCGAGCCAAGGCCGACGGGGCCGATGCGGCGCTGATGGTCGCGCCGTACTACAACAAGCCGACGCAGGAAGGCTTCTATCAGCACTTTCGGACGGTGGCGGATACGGTCGATTTTCCGATTGTCCTCTACAACATCCCCGGTCGAACGTCGAAAAATATGGAGCCGGAGACGATCTGTCGGCTCGCCGAATTGGAGCAGGTCGTCGCGATTAAGGAATCGACCGGCTCGATCGATCAAGCGTCCGCGATTCTGGCCGACTGTGATTTGACGCTGCTCTCGGGCGATGACAGCATGACGCTGCCGCTGATGTCGATCGGAGGCAGTGGTGTCGTCTCCGTGGCGGCGAACATTGTTCCGCGCGAAGTGAAGGCCCTCGTCTCTTCCTTTGCCGAAGGGAATGCGGCGCAGGCGAAGCAGATGCACTGCAAGCTCTTCCCTCTATGCCGCGATATGTTGTCGCTGTCGACGAATCCGATTCCGGTCAAGACTGCGATGCGGCTGTTGGGGCATGAAGTGGGCGACGTTCGGCTTCCGCTTGTGCCGCTGACCGAGGTAGAGATTGCGACATTAAAAAGAACACTGGGTTCGTTCGGGGTGATGGGCTGAGTTACGTCGCCGTGAAGGAACTCGCCCGTCGATGACCCGCCTTGCGGGCGCGAGGTCCGAGTGGCCTGTCGACTGAGACTTCGTTCGAGTGAATTGTTGCCGTGACCTGTTGTGCTGATTTGTAGTACGGGGAGATGCCGTGGCTGGTCGACGTAATCCGTCCGATGATGATTTTGACGACGAATTCGAGGACGAAGGCTTCGAAGAGGATGAGGATGTTGACTACGTCCTCTTTCAGGGAGCGCTCAACGGCCGCACGCCGGACCTGTCACGCCATGCGCGATTGACACAAGCCGCCTTGATGCCGGCCAAAGACTTAATCACCGATGCGCTATTGCGCCGCGCGGAGATGATTCTCATCGAACCGCGCGGCAATGCCGCGATGATTCGTCTGTTTATTGACGGCGTCGCCTATCCCGGCGGTCGAATGCAGATGCGTCAAGCGGCGGCCGTTAGTCAGATGCTCAAGTTACTGACCGGCCTGAATCCTCAGACGCGCGATCGCAAACAGCGTGGCGGCGTCAAAGCGGAACTCGACGAAATTCCCTACGAACTGCACATCGACTTCGAACCGTCGAAGGGCGGCGAGCGACTGACGATTCGGTGCAAGAACCTCAAGCACAAGCCGGAGAAGCCGTCGGAACTCGGCCTCCACGAAGCACTCCGTGAGAAAATTCGCGAAGTATCGGGCAGCAATAACGGCTGTCTGTTCGTAAGCGGGCCGCCGATGTCGGGGGTCAGCGCTTCGACCATCGGCGTGCTGAAATCGATCGACGTTTATATCTACTCGATTTTCGTCCTGGAGAGCCTCGGTGAAGAGGTCCCCATGATGACGCCGTTCGAGAAGAACGAAGAGGAAACGCTGGAAGCTCAAATCGAACGGTGCCTGCGGCGCGAGCCTGACGTGCTCTACATTGGCGAATTGGACGGCGAGGAGAAGCTCAATATCGCTTTTCAGTACGCGGACGTGACGTCGATTGTTTCGCAGTTCGCCGCGGCCGATGCCGTCGGCGGGTTGGCCAAACTTCTAAAGATTTCGGGCGATTCCGAAGCGGTCGCGAAGAACGTCGCCGGAATTATTTCTCCGAAGCTGGTCCGCAAGTTGTGCGAGAAGTGTCGCCAGGCTTTCCGTCCCAACCCCAAAATTCTTGCGAAGGTGGGACTTCCGCCCGAGACGAAGCTCCTCTATCGCGCCGCAAAGCCTCCCGCCGAGGACGATCCAGATGCCGAACTCTACGAGCCGTGCGAGAAATGCGGCGGCACCGGTTACTTCGGCCGGGTCGGCATCTACGAGTTCCTGATCATGTCGGATGCGGTCAAAGAAGTGGTTCGCGGGAGGCCGGACGGGGCGAAGATCCGGCAGTTGATGAAGTCCGAGGAGATGCCGACTTACCAGCGCGAAGGGCTTCGCCTTGTGGCCGACGGTGTGACGACGTTGGAAGAATTGCAGAGAATCCTGCGATCGAAGTGATCGAAAGGCCACGCTTTTGGGGCTTGGTTGGCCGATTTTTCCGGTCTTGACGATTCGATTGAAAGTGCGGGCGTCCTGCAGTCGATACTACCGGTAGAACCGCCTCTTGGCGTTCGATTCGGTACAACTGGCGATCTCACTCGGGACTCAAGGACATCGCACGGATGAAACTCACACCGTGGAAAATCCGAAGCGTAGCGGCGGCACTCGTGCTGTCGGCAGCCCCGTTTGCGATGACCGGCTGTCAGTCGAGCGTTGCGGGACAAACGCTGCCGTCGCCGTGGTATCTTCGTGACGACGTGCAGTTCTATCCGGCCGGGCCGGAATTCCTGCTGCCCAACCAGGTTCGTGCTCTCGAAGAGTACAAACTGCGTCAGGCGGCTGAAGAAGCGGGAATCGATCCGGGGCTGGAAGGCTTCTAAAGTCGGTGCCCGCGATCTGTCATGACTGGCAACGGCATGCTGCCTGCGAATCCGCAGGCACCGCCGTCGGAATCCGCGACATGCACGCCGCAATCTGCTGCGAACGCGGATGAGCGGCTGTGCCTCGTGATTAGACCTGTTTCGACATCCGCTCGGCCAAGCGCGTCAAAGCGGGGCTGACGTCGTCCGGTTTGAGGTGGACGTTCAGAATGCTGAACGCGTCCTCGTTCGCCATGGCGGCCTTGAGGGCCTGATCGAGTTCGCCCTCGGTGCGGATTTCGAATCCCCATCCGCCGCCGAGCAAATCGGGCATGCGGTGATAGGCCCAATCGGGGATATCGTTGAACGGCCCCTCCTGCAGGAAGCGCTCCGTCGTGTAGCCGTGGTTATTCAGCACGACCACGATGGGGTTGAACCCGAGTTTGAGGGACGTCGACAGTTCCTGCCCCGTCATCTGAAATGCGCCGTCGCCGACCAGAACGAGCGGACGGAGCGACCGATCGGCAACCTGCACGCCGACTGAAGCTGGCACTGCAAACCCCATTGATGTGTAATAGGCCGGGCTCAGAAACTCTGTGTGCTGATGGATCGAGAGGTCGACCGACCCGAACAGGGAGTCGCCGACATCCGCGACCACGACCATCTTCTCGTCCAACATCGCATTGATCCGCCCGAAGAGTTGGCGGACCGTCACGTTCGCGTCGGGCGAAATTTCGTATGAATCGAGCGGTGACCCCTCGTTCTTCGGCAACTTTCTCTTCTTCATCTTCAAGTCGGCCTCGGCGAGACCGCTCACGAAGTCGGACAGTTCGACGTCGTGAAAGTGATGGTGAGAAATGCGCAGCTTCTCGCTGGTCGCATAGACGCAGCGTCCTGGGTCGAGCCGCGCGGTGTAGATTCCGAGGTTGATGTCAGTCATGAAGCAGCCGAGCAGAATCACGCAATCGCTGCCTTCGACGTACTCTCGAACCGACGCGCGACCCATCGCTCCCTCGTAGACGCCGAGGTACAGCGGATGTTTTTCGCTGACCACCGATTTGCCCAGCAGCGTCGAGCAGACCGGAATCGAATTGCGTTCGGCAAACTCCAGAACGGGTTCGCGCAAGCCGAAGCGATGCGTCTCGACGCCGGCGAGAATGACTGGTTGGGAGGCTCCCGCGATCATCTCAGCGGCTTCGTCGAGAGCTTCGGATAACGCCGCGGCATCACTGGGATGCGTCCGGCTCAACGGAACGTGAGGGTACAGAGCTTTGGTCTCAACGCGGTCTCTGGGTAACTCCAAAAAGACGGGCCGTTTGTAGCGCACGGCCGCTTCGAGGCACCGGTCGATTTCACGAAACGCCGTCAACGGATCGTCGAGTGAAGCGTTGGCAACCGTGATCTTCTCGAAGACCTGACGCTGAGTGTCGAAGTCGCGGACGCGGTGGTGCAGGAGTGGGTCCGATGTTCGCTCATCGACTCCCGGGGCGCCGCTGATCACGACGACCGGCGACTTCTCGGCGAACGCACCGGCGATCGAGTTGCACAAACTCAGCCCGCCCACGCAGTAGGTCACGCATACGGCTCCGAGGCCGTGGACCCGAGCGTAGGCATCGGCCGCGTAGCCGGCGTTGTCTTCCCGCGTGGTGCCGACGACTCGGATCGGGCTTTCTTCCAGCATTCCGTAGAAATTGAGCACGAAGTCGCCCGGAATGCCGAAGACGTCGTCCACCCCGTACGCTTGGAGCCGGTCGATCAGGTAGCCGCCGATCGTGTGCTGTTCATCGCCGGAGGGCTTTGCCTTCTTCGCTCCGGCTGACGCAGATTTCGATGCCTTTCCGTTCGTGTTTTTCTGCTTCGAGACCTTACTTGAAGTGCTCGGCTCAGCACGTTTTTTCGGGTTGGTCGCCGTCTTCCCTGCCATTGTCGGTGCTCCTGCGTGCGGTGCGATCGAATCGACAGCCCGACCAGTTCTCGCTTGAGGCGGCGACGGTTTGATCGGCCGACCGTCACCTGATGAAATTCTCCGGGGCACCATCCGAACGGTCAACCGGCAGACTGCGGCGAACCCATGGGGCGAACCGTTTTTGTTGGAGCCGTGAGCCCAGGTTTATGGCCGATTCGATATTGACCGCCGGTATCAATTGTGCCATATCGGGCGTTCTCTCCACTTCACTTCCAATCCATCGCCATTTCGGCACTTCCAGCAAATCGATCCGTCCGGATCGACAGGATGATTGCGCATGCAACGCCCCTTCACCGCGGCGCTCATCGGCCTTTGCGCGCTGATCGCGGTCGGCTGCCAGAGTCTCTCCGAGAAACGGACCGTTCGGCTCTTCGCCGAGGCGCTGTCCGAAGGCGATTACGAGGCGCTCACCGAGCGATCCTCGCCACGCTTTCAATCGGTCGCTCTGCCCGAACCGGACGCTCTGACCCATTTGAAGTCACTCTCCTTGCCGACCGGCGAGTTCGAGGTCAAAGAGATCGTCGATCTACAGGACGACGACTGGACCGATCCAGACATCCCGGAGAAAATCGTAACGGTCGAGGTCGGCAATCCTCCGCGGACCATGCGGTATCGAATCGCACGGTCCGGGCATGGCGGTCGATGGGTTGTCGACGATGTCTTCATGCGGCGGGTGAACGAGGGCGTGACCAGCACCCGCAGCGTGACCGAACAGATGACCCTGCTGCTGGCGGTCTCAAATTTCGTTGAAGAGTGGGCCGATAAAGACGGCGGGCGCGATACGTCTGCCCTCGCCGAACCGTTGGCGTCGAACTTTGCTGCACTGCCGGAAGCCCAACGCGAAGCGCTCGCGCACCGCATGTTCCACGGCTTCTCGAAGCGAAATCTCTCGCCCGAAGCGTCCATTGATGATGGGGTCGCGGTCGTCACAATGACTCGCCCCGGAGGCCGGGTCCTGCTGTCGCTCAAACGCGACGGGAACGCGACTTGGTTGGTCGACGAAATCGCGTTCGAAGATCGTGACAAAAAACTGCATCTGAATTCGCTGAATCAGGCTGCCTTAGCACTCGATGTCGGTAACTCATTTTTCGACGCCTATACCGCGGCGGACCTCGATGGTTTGCAGTCGACGGCGACGGATCGATTTTTCAATCACTGCCTGAAGTCGGCGGACCTTTCGAAGGTCAGTCTCGACGAAGCGGCTGCGGCTCGTGGTCGAATTGCACTCGATCTTCTTGACGAGAGTGCGGAATTGGTCGCGCAGACCGATGGCGGTCGCGTCGTCATCGCCTTGGATTTAGTCGGCGCCGATGACTCCTCAACCGGTCGAAAGTTTCGCGTCTCCGAAGTCACGCTGTTCTCACCCAACGATCAAGAAGAGCGGCGACTTTCCTCGGCACTCACCGGCGACGCCGTCATGCTGCTGTTTGCCGGGGCACTCGCGGATGGCGATTTGTCGCTCCTGTCGCAAACCTCGACGTACGACTTCCGGGAGCGCGTGTGGAAATACGTCAAGCCGGGTGATCTCGACCGACTTCCGTTGGATGAAGTCCGAAACTCAGCGCCAATCGTCGACCGCGTCATCTATCGTGGTCCGGTCACCGAGTACCTCGTGATGCACGGGGGCGTGGCGGCGACCTATCACCTGATCGATCAGGGGGGCGCGGTTCGCGTCAACGATGTGCAACTGGCCGTCGAGAACCGACCCCGTTCACTCAAACAAACATTGGAACACACGTTGCCCGTCATCGTGTTTTGCCGAGGTGTTGAGCAGGACGATCTCAACATGGTGCGGCAGACATGCTCGTCGGAATTTAATCGCCTGGTCTGGTCGCAGATGCGAGCGACGCCACGCGAAGCGAAAACGGTGGCGGCCCTGCTGAAACAACCCTTGGCCTCCCTCGAGATCGGAAGCGAAGCCGTCAAAGTTAAATTCGGCGACTCATCGAGCGGCGGCGCGGTCAAGCTGATTCGCGAGGGTGAAGACTTCCGCATCGACGAACTCGTCGCCGTTGCCGGGCCCGCGGCGCATCAGCAAGCCGAACTCAAGCAGGCTCTTAAAGACATGATCGCCGCCGGTTCGCTGCAGCGACGAACGCGCGGCGATGTTCAAACCAATCGGCAGGTCGTGCCTGTCGGATATACGACATCAGAGGAAATGATTGGCTTGCCGACTCAACCGGGAATCGAGCGGACGGCGGGAAAGGTCGAAACCAACCGCGCTCAACATTAATAGCGGTTTCAAATCGCTCAACATACAAGCCCGAGGCGCAAGCCGTCGGGAAAATTGCCGGTTGATCGACCATCGGCTCTGGCTGGTATTGAAATCGCTTCTAGCGGAATCGGTGCGCGACTCGGCCGATCGGCGACTCCGTCGAATTGATGGCGTTGGCGTATCGAACCGCGAAGCTCAGATGGGGTCGGGATCGATGCCGTCGGCTTCGAGGTGCTCGAGCCGTTTGTGGATGTCGACGTTTACGCTGGGGTAAACCATCGAGAGCTTTCCCGGATTGAACGCGTCGTTGAGCAGGTGTTCAACGTCGTCGCGACCGAGAGCCTGAGTGAAGATCGGCTTGAGATAAGCCCGCCCGAATTTCGATGGCTGAAATTTCTTCTCGTCGTACAGATACGGATGGAGCGTCCGGGCGTGAATCTGGCCCCAGCGGTCCCGCAGTTTGTTGGCCGCGATCGAGTCGAGCTTGAAACCGTGCTCGGGTGAGTACTGCAGCGTCGCGATATGATTGTTGCGACCGTGGACCAGTAATTCGGTCGCTTTGCCGCCGAGCTGCGTGGCGTAAAAACGGTCGAACATAATCGGGCGTCCGCCCCGCTGCGTGTGACCGACTTTACG contains:
- a CDS encoding alpha-keto acid decarboxylase family protein, with the translated sequence MAGKTATNPKKRAEPSTSSKVSKQKNTNGKASKSASAGAKKAKPSGDEQHTIGGYLIDRLQAYGVDDVFGIPGDFVLNFYGMLEESPIRVVGTTREDNAGYAADAYARVHGLGAVCVTYCVGGLSLCNSIAGAFAEKSPVVVISGAPGVDERTSDPLLHHRVRDFDTQRQVFEKITVANASLDDPLTAFREIDRCLEAAVRYKRPVFLELPRDRVETKALYPHVPLSRTHPSDAAALSEALDEAAEMIAGASQPVILAGVETHRFGLREPVLEFAERNSIPVCSTLLGKSVVSEKHPLYLGVYEGAMGRASVREYVEGSDCVILLGCFMTDINLGIYTARLDPGRCVYATSEKLRISHHHFHDVELSDFVSGLAEADLKMKKRKLPKNEGSPLDSYEISPDANVTVRQLFGRINAMLDEKMVVVADVGDSLFGSVDLSIHQHTEFLSPAYYTSMGFAVPASVGVQVADRSLRPLVLVGDGAFQMTGQELSTSLKLGFNPIVVVLNNHGYTTERFLQEGPFNDIPDWAYHRMPDLLGGGWGFEIRTEGELDQALKAAMANEDAFSILNVHLKPDDVSPALTRLAERMSKQV